The following coding sequences are from one Pseudonocardia sp. HH130630-07 window:
- a CDS encoding Rv3235 family protein, with product MTSSPPAPGTTAPEPAAPGRAHVRPSPVGGTGSPEAGAPDPDADAAPPGPLVEDTPNGRILHARTVEDVPRDLPPGLVVVLPGGFRMWSGGPLPVPPPPAPAAPARGAHRPPAGPRELGAAGARAAELVRLVAEVLNGRRAPVQLAAVATPRVLRYLGAARLDTAATRPIAGPHPARRRAGAEASRARGPVAVPGCGVTRPAPRLHLCRPHRDAVEACTTLTVAGRHRALAVRLDRRSAAGPWTLTAVRLI from the coding sequence GTGACCTCCAGCCCGCCCGCCCCCGGGACCACCGCTCCGGAGCCCGCCGCCCCCGGCCGGGCGCACGTCCGCCCCTCCCCTGTCGGGGGCACCGGCTCCCCGGAGGCCGGCGCCCCGGACCCGGATGCGGACGCGGCACCGCCCGGGCCCCTCGTCGAGGACACACCGAACGGCCGGATCCTGCACGCCCGGACGGTCGAGGACGTCCCGCGGGACCTGCCACCGGGGCTGGTCGTCGTGCTCCCCGGCGGGTTCCGGATGTGGTCGGGGGGACCGCTGCCGGTACCGCCGCCTCCGGCACCGGCGGCACCCGCGCGCGGTGCCCACCGGCCACCGGCCGGGCCGCGGGAGCTCGGAGCGGCCGGGGCCCGGGCGGCGGAGCTGGTCCGGCTCGTCGCCGAGGTGCTGAACGGGCGCCGGGCGCCCGTCCAGCTGGCCGCGGTCGCCACGCCCCGGGTCCTGCGCTACCTGGGCGCCGCCCGGCTGGACACCGCGGCGACCCGGCCGATCGCCGGGCCGCACCCGGCCCGGCGCCGGGCCGGAGCGGAGGCGTCACGGGCCCGCGGACCGGTCGCCGTGCCCGGCTGCGGCGTCACCCGGCCGGCGCCGCGGCTGCACCTGTGCCGGCCGCACCGCGACGCGGTGGAAGCCTGCACCACGCTGACGGTCGCCGGGCGCCACCGCGCGCTCGCGGTCCGCCTCGATCGCCGGTCGGCGGCGGGGCCGTGGACCCTCACCGCCGTCCGGCTGATCTGA
- a CDS encoding MarR family winged helix-turn-helix transcriptional regulator has translation MGEAGPSGADLLVRAGQLVLGARRARAAEHGLSLTAVRVLEELARAGGGLVQRELAARVRITPPTLTPVLDVLEAAGLATRTTDGVDRRLRRVVITGPGHARLRDAVAATHGPRLPEPPAAHADAVREYLVAVIAFLEQDRRDAPL, from the coding sequence GTGGGGGAGGCCGGGCCGAGCGGCGCCGATCTCCTCGTCCGGGCCGGTCAGCTCGTGCTCGGCGCCCGGCGCGCCCGGGCCGCGGAGCACGGGCTCTCGCTGACGGCGGTGCGGGTGCTGGAGGAGCTCGCCCGGGCCGGTGGCGGTCTCGTGCAGCGTGAGCTCGCCGCGCGGGTCCGCATCACCCCGCCCACGCTGACCCCCGTCCTCGACGTGCTGGAGGCGGCCGGGCTCGCCACGCGCACGACCGACGGGGTCGACCGGCGGCTCCGCAGGGTGGTCATCACCGGGCCCGGTCACGCCCGGCTGCGCGACGCCGTGGCCGCGACCCACGGGCCGCGGCTGCCCGAGCCTCCCGCGGCGCACGCCGACGCCGTCCGGGAGTATCTGGTCGCGGTGATCGCGTTCCTGGAGCAGGATCGCCGCGACGCACCGTTGTAG
- a CDS encoding ABC transporter ATP-binding protein: MGQVAVEVTDLVKRYPKAPGNAVDGLSFEVAEGEVFGLLGPNGAGKTTTVGVLTTRVVPTSGTARVAGLDVRTDAVAVCAKLAVVPQRQNLDRSLGVRDNLVFHAAYHGVGRAERNRRADELLDRMGLTDKAKAIADDLSGGQAQRVMIARGLMHRPEVLFLDEPSTGLDPQARLFVHDQIRGMRDEGVTVVLTTHDMDEAHKLSDRIGIVDHGRLLALDTPDALVAALPGRATIEVVAVPGPDGAEPLRTALAGLDGVARAETPAGREPAADAGATVALRLAVTREPAALLSPVVELLGRYGAVVRDVSLGEASLEDVFIDLTGRDLR, encoded by the coding sequence ATGGGACAGGTCGCGGTCGAGGTCACCGACCTCGTGAAGCGGTATCCGAAGGCACCCGGCAACGCGGTCGACGGGCTGTCGTTCGAGGTCGCCGAAGGCGAGGTCTTCGGCCTGCTCGGACCGAACGGGGCCGGCAAGACGACCACCGTCGGCGTCCTGACCACCCGGGTCGTGCCCACCTCGGGGACCGCCCGGGTCGCCGGTCTCGACGTGCGCACCGACGCCGTCGCGGTCTGCGCGAAGCTGGCCGTCGTCCCGCAGCGCCAGAACCTGGACCGCTCGCTGGGCGTCCGGGACAACCTAGTGTTCCACGCCGCGTACCACGGCGTCGGCCGGGCCGAGCGCAACCGGCGGGCCGACGAGCTCCTCGACCGGATGGGACTGACCGACAAGGCGAAGGCGATCGCCGACGACCTCTCCGGCGGCCAGGCCCAGCGCGTCATGATCGCCCGCGGCCTCATGCACCGGCCCGAGGTCCTGTTCCTCGACGAGCCGTCCACCGGGCTCGACCCGCAGGCCCGGCTGTTCGTGCACGACCAGATCCGCGGGATGCGCGACGAGGGGGTCACGGTCGTCCTCACCACGCACGACATGGACGAGGCGCACAAGCTCTCCGACCGGATCGGGATCGTCGACCACGGGCGGCTGCTCGCCCTCGACACGCCGGACGCGCTGGTCGCGGCCCTGCCGGGGCGGGCGACCATCGAGGTCGTGGCCGTCCCGGGGCCGGACGGGGCCGAGCCGCTGCGCACCGCGCTGGCCGGTCTCGACGGTGTGGCCCGGGCCGAGACCCCGGCCGGGCGCGAGCCCGCCGCGGACGCCGGGGCCACCGTGGCCCTGCGGCTCGCGGTCACCCGCGAACCGGCCGCGCTGCTCAGCCCGGTCGTCGAGCTGCTCGGCCGGTACGGAGCGGTGGTGCGCGACGTCTCGCTCGGCGAGGCCTCGCTGGAGGACGTGTTCATCGACCTGACCGGGAGGGACCTGCGATGA
- a CDS encoding ABC transporter permease has protein sequence MTGTTFLAVLRRDLYVTGRELPSFLAQTLVQPFFFLLVFVVVLGRGGIVAEGYGEIMLPGLIALNAMFGALQSVTLPLVFELSWTREIDDRLLAPMPVWAVAVEKIVFGGLRGLLASLLMVPIGLVMVDVSWPAAGLAPALLMVVLGALLGGAMGLTIGTAVPPRRINIMFAVIFTPLLFTGSVQYPLLTLADLRWFQVLSALNPLTYVSEGIRASLVPVQVPHLPLWVCVLVPAVAIVVFTLLGIRGFLRRALD, from the coding sequence ATGACCGGGACCACCTTCCTCGCCGTGCTGCGGCGTGACCTCTACGTCACGGGCCGGGAGCTGCCCTCGTTCCTGGCCCAGACCCTGGTGCAGCCGTTCTTCTTCCTGCTGGTGTTCGTCGTGGTGCTCGGCCGCGGCGGGATCGTCGCCGAGGGCTACGGCGAGATCATGCTCCCCGGCCTGATCGCGCTGAACGCCATGTTCGGCGCGCTGCAGAGCGTCACGCTGCCGCTGGTGTTCGAGCTGTCCTGGACCCGCGAGATCGACGACCGGCTCCTCGCGCCGATGCCGGTCTGGGCGGTCGCCGTCGAGAAGATCGTCTTCGGTGGGCTGCGCGGCCTGCTGGCGAGCCTGCTGATGGTGCCCATCGGCCTGGTCATGGTCGACGTCAGCTGGCCGGCGGCCGGGCTCGCCCCGGCGCTGCTGATGGTGGTGCTGGGGGCGCTGCTCGGCGGCGCGATGGGCCTGACGATCGGGACGGCGGTGCCGCCACGCCGGATCAACATCATGTTCGCGGTGATCTTCACGCCGCTGCTGTTCACCGGCTCGGTGCAGTACCCGCTGCTGACGCTGGCCGACCTGCGCTGGTTCCAGGTGCTCTCGGCGCTGAACCCGCTGACCTACGTGAGCGAGGGGATCCGGGCGTCGCTGGTCCCGGTGCAGGTGCCGCACCTGCCGCTGTGGGTGTGCGTGCTCGTCCCGGCCGTCGCGATCGTGGTGTTCACGCTGCTGGGCATCCGCGGGTTCCTCCGCAGGGCCCTCGACTGA
- a CDS encoding HAD-IA family hydrolase, whose amino-acid sequence MAETRSLRGLIVDYGGVLDDPGTGPLLLGYARRAAAAGVRTALFSGAHAVPEDCAAAFGTVLLGAVRGARKPSPDAFAAAAAELGLAAADCVVVDDIGACVRGAAAAGAVGVRHVDAEATLAELEVLLGVPAAG is encoded by the coding sequence GTGGCGGAGACACGGAGCCTGCGCGGCCTGATCGTCGACTACGGCGGGGTCCTCGACGACCCCGGCACCGGCCCGCTGCTGCTGGGCTACGCCCGGCGGGCCGCCGCGGCGGGCGTGCGCACGGCGTTGTTCTCCGGCGCGCACGCGGTGCCGGAGGACTGCGCGGCCGCCTTCGGCACGGTGCTGCTCGGCGCGGTGCGCGGCGCCCGCAAGCCCAGCCCGGACGCCTTCGCGGCGGCCGCCGCGGAACTGGGGCTGGCGGCGGCGGACTGCGTCGTCGTCGACGACATCGGGGCCTGCGTCCGCGGCGCGGCCGCGGCGGGTGCGGTCGGGGTCCGGCACGTCGACGCCGAGGCGACGCTCGCCGAGCTGGAGGTCCTGCTCGGGGTCCCCGCCGCGGGCTGA
- a CDS encoding antitoxin, with translation MSFLDKAKELLGKHDDKVDQALNKAGDSAKQKFAGHDQHIDTATKFARERTGTGDTTAQQPGQPGPDGQAPPPPPPGQAPPPPPQP, from the coding sequence ATGAGTTTCCTGGACAAGGCCAAGGAACTGCTCGGCAAGCACGACGACAAGGTCGATCAGGCACTGAACAAGGCGGGCGACTCGGCGAAGCAGAAGTTCGCCGGGCACGACCAGCACATCGACACGGCGACGAAGTTCGCCCGCGAGCGGACCGGGACCGGTGACACCACCGCCCAGCAGCCGGGTCAGCCCGGCCCGGACGGCCAGGCGCCGCCGCCCCCGCCGCCCGGGCAGGCGCCGCCGCCCCCGCCGCAGCCGTGA
- a CDS encoding alpha-hydroxy acid oxidase produces the protein MVHRRIPRPSELAPLLRPAPVTLHRTTARLARATSVGDLRELARRRAPRAVFDYTDGAAEDEVSLRRAREVWASVEFTPTVLRDVSRVDTGRDILGTRSALPFALGPTGFTRMMHTAGERAVAAAAARAGVPYALSTMGSTTIEAVAEAGAGGRHWFQLYLWRDRSVARELVARAAAAGYDTLMLTVDTPVGGNRRRDARNGLSIPPALSLRTVLDGARRPRWWFDLLTTEPLTFESLAAGGRSPFEMINQVFDPALTLDDVAWLREAWSGSLVIKGIQSTADARRVVGAGADAVLLSNHGGRQLDRAPVPAELIEPVVQELGDDAEVLVDTGILHGGDVVAAVALGARAALVGRAYLYGLMAGGEAGVARAVEILRAEVERTLQLLGVTRIDDLRPEHARLRSSIPGVHHRIGGHAPGADGR, from the coding sequence ATGGTGCACCGTCGCATCCCCCGCCCGTCCGAACTCGCCCCGCTGCTGCGCCCGGCCCCGGTCACGCTGCACCGGACGACCGCCCGGCTGGCCCGCGCCACCAGCGTCGGCGACCTGCGGGAGCTGGCCCGGCGCCGGGCACCGCGGGCGGTCTTCGACTACACCGACGGCGCCGCCGAGGACGAGGTGAGCCTGCGCCGGGCCCGGGAGGTGTGGGCGTCGGTCGAGTTCACCCCGACCGTGCTGCGCGACGTGTCCCGGGTCGACACCGGGCGCGACATCCTCGGCACCCGGTCGGCACTGCCGTTCGCGCTGGGACCGACCGGTTTCACCCGCATGATGCACACGGCGGGCGAACGGGCGGTCGCCGCCGCGGCGGCGCGGGCCGGGGTCCCCTACGCGCTGTCCACGATGGGCTCGACGACGATCGAGGCCGTCGCCGAGGCCGGGGCCGGTGGCCGGCACTGGTTCCAGCTCTACCTGTGGCGGGACCGCTCGGTCGCCCGCGAGCTGGTCGCGCGGGCGGCGGCCGCGGGCTACGACACCCTGATGCTGACCGTCGACACCCCGGTCGGCGGCAACCGGCGGCGCGACGCCCGCAACGGCCTGTCCATCCCGCCGGCGCTGTCGCTGCGCACCGTGCTGGACGGCGCCCGGCGCCCCCGCTGGTGGTTCGACCTGCTCACCACCGAGCCGCTGACGTTCGAGAGCCTCGCCGCGGGCGGCCGCTCGCCGTTCGAGATGATCAACCAGGTCTTCGACCCGGCGCTGACCCTGGACGACGTGGCCTGGCTGCGGGAGGCCTGGAGCGGCTCGCTCGTGATCAAGGGGATCCAGTCGACGGCGGACGCCCGCCGGGTCGTCGGCGCGGGCGCGGACGCCGTCCTGCTGTCCAACCACGGCGGCCGCCAGCTGGACCGCGCCCCGGTCCCGGCGGAGCTGATCGAACCGGTGGTGCAGGAGCTGGGCGACGACGCCGAGGTGCTGGTCGACACCGGGATCCTGCACGGCGGCGACGTCGTGGCGGCCGTGGCGCTCGGTGCCAGGGCCGCGCTGGTCGGCCGGGCCTACCTGTACGGGCTGATGGCCGGCGGCGAGGCCGGGGTGGCGCGGGCCGTGGAGATCCTGCGGGCCGAGGTGGAACGGACGCTGCAACTGCTCGGCGTGACCCGGATCGACGACCTCCGGCCGGAGCACGCACGGCTCCGCTCGTCGATCCCCGGCGTCCATCACCGGATCGGGGGACACGCTCCGGGTGCGGACGGCCGGTGA
- a CDS encoding TrmH family RNA methyltransferase, with amino-acid sequence MAAILRARLVGVSDPAPDPVSPKDRFITVYGRKPVLEALADADLQVDKVVLADSVRGAGEREITAAARRRGVPVTRASAQRVKVLAGNGRHDQGVLADVVAPRMAPLPVFLSDLGSRRPASVIVLDAVTNPSNVGMILRSATAAGLDGVLLPRRGVPAIDPLVIKASAGVAFGAPVLRCSTAADGLDLLRDAGFAVFGLDAGGDSLLDADLPPRIALVLGNETDGLTEPVRERIDSVLSLPMYGGVESLNVASAGAVAAYELLRRRG; translated from the coding sequence ATGGCCGCGATCCTACGTGCGAGGCTGGTGGGTGTGAGCGACCCAGCGCCCGACCCGGTGTCCCCGAAGGACAGGTTCATCACGGTCTACGGCCGCAAACCCGTCCTGGAGGCCCTCGCGGACGCGGACCTGCAGGTCGACAAGGTGGTGCTCGCCGACTCGGTGCGCGGCGCCGGGGAGCGCGAGATCACCGCGGCGGCCCGGCGGCGCGGGGTGCCGGTCACCAGGGCGTCGGCGCAGCGGGTGAAGGTGCTCGCCGGGAACGGGCGGCACGACCAGGGCGTGCTGGCCGACGTCGTCGCACCGCGGATGGCACCGCTGCCGGTGTTCCTGTCCGACCTGGGCAGCCGCCGGCCGGCGTCGGTCATCGTGCTGGACGCGGTGACCAACCCGTCGAACGTCGGGATGATCCTGCGCAGCGCGACGGCCGCCGGTCTCGACGGCGTGCTGCTGCCCCGGCGCGGGGTGCCCGCGATCGACCCGCTGGTCATCAAGGCGTCGGCCGGCGTGGCCTTCGGCGCCCCGGTGCTGCGCTGCAGCACCGCGGCCGACGGCCTGGACCTGCTCCGCGACGCGGGCTTCGCGGTGTTCGGGCTCGACGCGGGCGGCGACTCGCTGCTCGACGCCGACCTCCCGCCCCGGATCGCGCTGGTGCTGGGCAACGAGACCGACGGGCTGACCGAGCCGGTCCGCGAGCGGATCGACAGTGTCCTGTCGCTGCCGATGTACGGCGGCGTCGAGTCCCTCAACGTCGCCTCCGCGGGTGCGGTCGCGGCCTACGAGCTGCTGCGCCGCCGCGGCTGA
- a CDS encoding WS/DGAT/MGAT family O-acyltransferase yields the protein MPSRLSPLDASFLYLEEATTPMHVGGLAVFDRPDDGFDYDRLVELIEQRLALVPRYRQKVRHVPGNLARPVWVDDPEFDVAYHVRRSALPRPGSEEQLVDLVGRLMSRPLDHARPLWEMYLIEGLEPAADGRGAGRGRAAVLTKTHQAMVDGISAIDIGQVILDVSAEPRETPDELWMPRPEPTDGQLLLDAVGEAVTRPTEVVDNVRVAAGDAIATVGKLAGAAGHVLTMARTAGRRAPGLPLNAQISTQRRFALARTDLEAYRTVRAAYGCDVNDVVLAVIAGALRTWLMTRGEPVGGSSTVRALVPLSVRGEGDVPSSATGGSLGNRVASFLVDLPVGEPSPLVRLHQVTHQMREHTDTGDAVGAATLVRIGGFAPPTLHAVGARAASGMSRHFFNLVVTNVPGPQFPLYAAGAQMLEMFPVVPLAKGQAVSIGLTSYDGGVYYGLNGDRDAMGDIEVLAGMVHESLDELLETLR from the coding sequence ATGCCGTCCCGGCTCTCCCCGCTCGACGCCTCCTTCCTGTACCTGGAGGAGGCGACCACACCCATGCACGTCGGCGGGCTCGCCGTGTTCGACCGGCCGGACGACGGCTTCGACTACGACCGGCTCGTCGAGCTGATCGAGCAGCGGCTCGCGCTCGTGCCGCGCTACCGGCAGAAGGTCCGGCACGTGCCGGGGAACCTGGCCCGCCCGGTGTGGGTCGACGATCCCGAGTTCGACGTCGCCTACCACGTGCGGCGCTCCGCGCTGCCCCGTCCGGGCAGCGAGGAGCAGCTCGTCGACCTGGTCGGGCGGCTGATGTCGCGGCCGCTGGACCACGCCCGCCCGCTGTGGGAGATGTACCTGATCGAGGGTCTGGAACCGGCCGCGGACGGCCGGGGCGCCGGGCGGGGCCGGGCGGCCGTGCTCACCAAGACCCACCAGGCGATGGTCGACGGGATCTCGGCGATCGACATCGGGCAGGTGATCCTCGACGTCTCGGCCGAGCCCCGGGAGACGCCCGACGAGCTGTGGATGCCCCGCCCGGAGCCGACCGACGGCCAGCTCCTGCTCGACGCCGTCGGCGAGGCCGTGACCCGGCCGACCGAGGTGGTGGACAACGTCCGGGTCGCCGCGGGGGACGCGATCGCGACCGTCGGCAAGCTCGCCGGCGCGGCCGGGCACGTCCTCACGATGGCCCGGACCGCGGGCCGCCGGGCGCCCGGGCTGCCGCTGAACGCCCAGATCTCCACCCAGCGCCGGTTCGCGCTGGCCCGCACCGACCTGGAGGCCTACCGCACGGTGCGTGCGGCCTACGGCTGCGACGTCAACGACGTCGTCCTCGCCGTGATCGCCGGTGCGCTGCGGACCTGGCTGATGACGCGCGGCGAGCCGGTCGGGGGGTCGTCGACGGTGCGGGCGCTGGTCCCGTTGTCGGTGCGCGGCGAGGGCGACGTGCCCAGCTCGGCGACCGGCGGCTCGCTCGGCAACCGGGTGGCGTCGTTCCTGGTCGACCTGCCGGTGGGCGAGCCGAGCCCGCTGGTCCGGCTGCACCAGGTCACCCACCAGATGCGCGAGCACACCGACACCGGCGACGCCGTCGGCGCGGCCACGCTGGTGCGGATCGGCGGGTTCGCCCCGCCGACCCTGCACGCGGTCGGGGCCCGCGCGGCCAGTGGCATGTCCCGGCACTTCTTCAACCTGGTGGTGACCAACGTCCCCGGACCGCAGTTCCCGCTCTACGCGGCCGGGGCCCAGATGCTGGAGATGTTCCCGGTGGTGCCGCTGGCGAAGGGCCAGGCCGTCTCGATCGGCCTGACCAGCTACGACGGTGGTGTCTACTACGGCCTGAACGGTGACCGGGACGCCATGGGCGACATCGAGGTGCTGGCGGGGATGGTGCACGAGTCGCTCGACGAGCTGCTCGAGACCCTGCGCTGA
- a CDS encoding DUF6912 family protein: MRIYLPATWPMLARTVKTGSFEPLGGTAFALTPKLRESYVAGDEEELEYAAMNEAARASLRLLSVEFGLGEDGTPARRVVVAADTDDVTVRPDLDDGAVRVSGPVPVAKIAAVHVDLPEAEHAVREAAGAVDKADLGDMDAEFLVGEAEDFELAWYAASELAFLVELG; this comes from the coding sequence GTGCGGATCTACCTGCCCGCGACCTGGCCGATGCTGGCCAGGACGGTGAAGACCGGCAGCTTCGAGCCGCTCGGCGGCACCGCGTTCGCGCTGACCCCGAAGCTGCGCGAGTCCTACGTCGCCGGTGACGAGGAGGAGCTGGAGTACGCGGCGATGAACGAGGCCGCACGGGCCTCGCTGCGCCTGCTCTCGGTGGAGTTCGGGCTCGGCGAGGACGGCACCCCGGCCCGCCGGGTGGTCGTGGCCGCCGACACCGACGACGTCACCGTCCGACCCGACCTCGACGACGGCGCGGTCCGGGTGAGCGGCCCGGTCCCGGTCGCGAAGATCGCCGCCGTGCACGTCGACCTGCCGGAGGCCGAGCACGCCGTCCGGGAGGCCGCCGGTGCGGTCGACAAGGCGGACCTGGGCGACATGGACGCCGAGTTCCTGGTCGGCGAGGCCGAGGACTTCGAGCTGGCCTGGTACGCGGCGTCGGAGCTGGCGTTCCTCGTCGAGCTGGGCTGA
- the rsgA gene encoding ribosome small subunit-dependent GTPase A: MPRRHDVHALDESDVRVRPGRRGSRPRSKRRPAHADATRAMVTSVDRGRWTCAVDADLGRPPVVAMRARELGRTPVVVGDRVDLVGDLSGEPDTLARIVRVTDRDTVLRRTADDTDPYERVVVANAERLIVVTAVADPVPRTGFVDRCLVAAFAGGLQPVLCLTKSDLADPEPFAVRYRELGVPVVVTGRPDTGPPEGLDALRAELAGRLCALVGHSGVGKSTLVNAIVPAADQATGRVSGVGKGRHTTTAALAFPHADGWVVDTPGVRSFGLAHVGPDDVVAAFGDLAAAIDDCPRGCGHLGPPADPECALDDLVTAGGLGGGRLEALRRILVALHQG; encoded by the coding sequence GTGCCCCGCCGCCACGACGTCCACGCCCTCGACGAGTCCGACGTCCGGGTCCGGCCGGGCCGGCGCGGCTCCCGGCCGCGCAGCAAGCGCCGCCCCGCGCACGCCGACGCCACCCGGGCCATGGTCACCTCGGTCGACCGGGGCCGCTGGACGTGCGCCGTCGACGCCGACCTGGGCCGGCCGCCGGTGGTCGCGATGCGGGCCCGTGAGCTGGGCCGGACGCCGGTCGTCGTCGGGGACCGGGTGGACCTCGTCGGCGACCTCTCCGGCGAGCCGGACACGCTGGCCAGGATCGTGCGGGTCACCGACCGGGACACCGTGCTGCGGCGGACCGCGGACGACACCGACCCCTACGAGCGGGTGGTCGTCGCGAACGCGGAACGGCTGATCGTCGTCACCGCGGTCGCCGATCCGGTGCCGCGCACCGGGTTCGTGGACCGCTGCCTGGTCGCCGCGTTCGCCGGCGGGTTGCAGCCCGTCCTGTGCCTGACCAAGTCCGACCTGGCCGATCCCGAGCCGTTCGCCGTGCGGTACCGCGAACTCGGGGTGCCGGTGGTCGTCACCGGGCGGCCGGACACCGGGCCGCCGGAGGGCCTCGACGCCCTGCGGGCGGAGCTCGCCGGGCGGCTGTGCGCGCTGGTCGGGCACTCCGGGGTGGGCAAGTCGACGCTGGTCAACGCGATCGTCCCGGCCGCGGACCAAGCCACCGGGCGGGTCTCGGGCGTCGGGAAGGGGCGGCACACCACCACCGCGGCGCTGGCCTTCCCGCACGCCGACGGCTGGGTGGTCGACACCCCGGGCGTGCGCTCGTTCGGGCTGGCCCACGTCGGGCCGGACGACGTCGTCGCGGCGTTCGGCGACCTGGCCGCCGCGATCGACGACTGCCCGCGCGGCTGCGGGCACCTGGGGCCGCCCGCCGATCCGGAGTGCGCACTGGACGACCTGGTCACCGCCGGTGGCCTCGGCGGAGGCAGACTCGAGGCGTTGCGCCGCATCCTCGTGGCGCTGCACCAGGGCTGA
- the aroA gene encoding 3-phosphoshikimate 1-carboxyvinyltransferase, whose protein sequence is MSNWSAPTPDGPVTGTVSVPGSKSVTNRALLLAALSGGDARVTGAPATRDTALMTGALSALGAVADTDGETVRFAAHDGLRGGSGDRPAEVDCGLAGTVMRFVPPAAATATGTTRFDGDPWARKRPMGTVLGALRELGARIDGTTDADALPFVQSGGPVRGGEVTIDASASSQFVSGLLLSGALFERGVTVHHDGKPLPSLPHIAMTVAMLRTAGVTVHDDEPNTWRVEPGPVAARDWAVEPDLSNASVFLAAAAVTGGRVTVRDWPAETTQPGVDVLPVLERFGATVTRSADGLTVTGPDRLSGVDVDLHDAGELAPTVAAIAALAGDTSRLRGIGHIRGHETDRLAAIANEITALGGSVTETEDGLVIEPKPLTGRADRPWGAYADHRMATAGAIIGLVVPGVLVDDVGCTAKTIPDFPGRWAALLGTPGNG, encoded by the coding sequence GTGAGCAACTGGAGCGCCCCCACCCCCGACGGCCCGGTGACCGGAACCGTCTCGGTGCCGGGGTCGAAGTCGGTGACCAACCGCGCGCTGCTGCTCGCCGCGCTGTCCGGCGGGGACGCACGCGTCACCGGTGCCCCCGCCACCCGGGACACCGCGCTGATGACCGGCGCGCTGTCCGCGCTCGGCGCCGTCGCGGACACCGACGGCGAGACGGTGCGGTTCGCCGCGCACGACGGGCTGCGCGGCGGCTCCGGCGACCGGCCGGCCGAGGTCGACTGCGGGCTCGCCGGGACCGTCATGCGGTTCGTCCCCCCGGCGGCCGCGACCGCGACCGGCACCACCCGCTTCGACGGCGACCCGTGGGCCCGCAAGCGCCCGATGGGCACCGTGCTGGGTGCGCTGCGCGAGCTCGGCGCCCGGATCGACGGCACGACCGACGCTGACGCCCTGCCGTTCGTGCAGTCCGGCGGGCCGGTCCGGGGCGGCGAGGTGACGATCGACGCCTCGGCGTCCTCGCAGTTCGTGTCCGGGCTGCTGCTGTCCGGCGCGCTGTTCGAGCGCGGCGTCACCGTGCACCACGACGGCAAGCCGCTGCCCTCGCTGCCGCACATCGCGATGACCGTCGCCATGCTGCGGACCGCAGGCGTCACCGTGCACGACGACGAGCCGAACACCTGGCGGGTCGAGCCCGGCCCGGTCGCCGCCCGGGACTGGGCGGTCGAGCCGGACCTGTCGAACGCGTCGGTGTTCCTGGCCGCCGCGGCCGTCACCGGCGGGCGGGTCACCGTGCGCGACTGGCCCGCCGAGACCACCCAGCCCGGGGTGGACGTGCTCCCGGTGCTGGAACGGTTCGGCGCGACCGTCACCCGTTCCGCCGACGGGCTGACCGTCACCGGGCCGGACCGGCTGTCCGGGGTGGACGTCGACCTGCACGACGCCGGGGAGCTCGCCCCGACCGTCGCCGCGATCGCCGCGCTGGCCGGGGACACCTCGCGGCTGCGCGGCATCGGGCACATCCGCGGCCACGAGACCGACCGGCTGGCCGCGATCGCGAACGAGATCACCGCGCTCGGCGGCTCGGTCACCGAGACCGAGGACGGGCTGGTGATCGAGCCGAAGCCGCTCACCGGCCGCGCCGACCGGCCGTGGGGCGCCTACGCCGACCACCGGATGGCCACCGCCGGGGCGATCATCGGGCTGGTGGTGCCCGGGGTGCTCGTCGACGACGTCGGCTGCACGGCCAAGACCATCCCGGACTTCCCCGGCCGGTGGGCGGCGCTGCTCGGGACGCCGGGGAACGGCTGA